Proteins co-encoded in one Hymenobacter swuensis DY53 genomic window:
- a CDS encoding class I SAM-dependent methyltransferase: MPNTVSTAPDALGQALLAYQRGHLSATLAVHSSVADEEVLPAAYFFRSLWEMPEMERTALEECRGRVLDLGAGAGCHALELQQRGFTVKAVDISPGAVEVMQERGVREVACHDIFDPALAAGEKFDTVLMLMNGVGLTGTLAGLERFLEHAKTLLAPGGQVLATSSDISYLYEDEDGALVFDLNGPYYGEVEYTMQYAHQTGAAFHWIFTDPALLQDYAEAAGYTVEFLEEDDQQQYLVRLTLR, from the coding sequence ATGCCGAATACTGTTTCTACCGCGCCCGATGCCTTGGGCCAGGCGTTGCTGGCCTACCAGCGCGGCCACCTGAGCGCCACGCTGGCCGTGCACAGCTCCGTAGCCGACGAGGAAGTGCTGCCCGCCGCCTACTTTTTTCGCTCCCTCTGGGAAATGCCCGAAATGGAGCGTACCGCCCTGGAAGAATGCCGCGGCCGGGTGCTCGATCTGGGAGCCGGAGCCGGTTGCCATGCCCTGGAGCTGCAGCAGCGCGGCTTTACGGTAAAAGCCGTGGATATTTCGCCGGGAGCGGTAGAAGTGATGCAGGAGCGGGGAGTGCGCGAAGTGGCCTGTCATGATATCTTCGATCCGGCCCTGGCTGCCGGTGAAAAGTTTGATACGGTGCTCATGCTCATGAACGGAGTGGGCCTGACGGGCACGCTGGCCGGGCTGGAGCGCTTTCTGGAACACGCCAAAACCCTGTTGGCCCCCGGCGGGCAGGTGCTGGCCACCTCCTCCGACATCAGCTACCTCTACGAGGATGAAGATGGGGCGCTGGTGTTTGACCTGAACGGCCCTTATTATGGCGAGGTGGAATACACCATGCAGTACGCTCACCAGACCGGCGCAGCCTTTCACTGGATTTTCACTGACCCCGCCCTGCTACAGGACTACGCCGAAGCTGCCGGTTATACCGTGGAGTTTCTGGAGGAAGATGATCAGCAGCAGTATCTCGTGCGCCTCACGCTCCGGTAG
- a CDS encoding acyl-CoA thioesterase: protein MSAYERTYTVRWADMDPNGHMRHSAYADYAAQHRIEYLSEHGFTLPFFAKTGIGPILFREDTRFLKELHINEQLRVTGELSGLSEDGSRWNIVHTLYKPDGRPAATVTVEGAWLDLRARKLTIPPIEITALMRELPRHASYQDIIREK, encoded by the coding sequence ATGTCTGCATACGAGAGAACCTACACCGTGCGCTGGGCCGATATGGACCCGAATGGCCACATGCGCCACTCCGCCTACGCCGATTACGCCGCCCAGCACCGGATTGAATACCTGTCGGAACACGGGTTCACGCTGCCATTCTTCGCCAAGACCGGTATCGGCCCCATTCTTTTCCGCGAGGATACACGCTTTCTGAAAGAGCTGCACATTAATGAGCAGCTGCGCGTGACGGGTGAGCTCTCTGGCCTGAGCGAGGACGGTTCCCGCTGGAACATCGTCCACACCCTCTACAAGCCCGATGGCCGTCCGGCTGCTACGGTAACCGTAGAAGGAGCTTGGTTGGATCTGCGTGCCCGTAAACTCACCATTCCGCCCATCGAAATTACCGCCCTCATGCGCGAACTGCCCCGCCACGCTTCGTATCAGGATATCATTCGGGAGAAGTAA
- a CDS encoding SusC/RagA family TonB-linked outer membrane protein, whose product MKKPVPKMRRMTIPVLLCSLPLPSALAGAGVASLPAKASMEMARPDLSVSGQVLNEKGEGIPGVNVLVKGTTTGTQTDVEGRYTLTVPENATLLFSFIGYTTQEVAVNGRTSLSVSLVPDNRALSEVVVVGYLTQDRQNVTSSVSSLDVKEAVKAPVATTTQALQGRLPGVQVQGSGGPGDAPVVNIRGIGTLGAAGSSPLYVIDGLWTFNIRDLNPNDIESLTVLKDASSTAIYGSSGANGVVLITTKKGQAGKPTISFNGYRGVDQLYKRYNLTNASEWADRAVVAYQNAGLDPLNNGQNSLAGAVKGPGGAFNPNIDTDWQKEFFQTGTLEDYNLSFSGGSTGDKSASNFLISGEYFHQEGIAKGPDFKRYSLRLNSGLTRGRVKFQQNAQFTHLDVTLLNGGSFIDVLTMLPGIPVYDAANEGGYGTGSPTLNTFATNPIGAQQLLRRTQADNRLAGNVSADVSIFDFLTYRVNLALDGHTYSNADAQKLGILRQNTRINTSSLNEFLGWDLFMLAENTLNFNKTFGDHHVNVLGGYAEQRYKQHNIQAGTQGFTNSPQYYFELSAGPTKGVIQGTSTENSKQSFFSQATYDFKNRYLLSASFRRDGSSRFAPQNRWGNFGAASLGWRVSEENFLKENVPQINNLKLRVSYGGNGNDALAGSYGGNYLTTPIIGQNVNYVIGTDQRIVNGSTQLALSSPDLQWEERYTKDAGLDLAVLNNRLSLSVDYYISETRKVLAPVQVPTYLGHFGDVLYQNAGTVENRGLELALGYHDTKSDFTYGADFTLTTIKNKITRVPVKGQAFEGGEGVTRSELGTGLGEFYLIPFDGIFQSKEEVNNYKNAAGTIIQPYATAGDVRYKDSNGDGVIDNKDRVYVGSAIPDLQLGLNLNAAYKGFDLSVFWQAATGNKVYNTARVALESYNGPNNYNADVTPWSVDNPSTTTPRLLQGGGLGDLATAAASNARFNSTRWLEDGDYLRLKNIQLGYTFSQGVISKVPSLGSVRVYLTARNLVTFTKYSGFDPEITGTGFYSRGVDNSAYPNVRSLTAGLQVNF is encoded by the coding sequence ATGAAAAAGCCTGTACCCAAAATGCGCCGGATGACCATTCCGGTTCTGCTTTGCTCGTTGCCGCTTCCCTCAGCGCTAGCCGGGGCCGGAGTGGCCTCTCTGCCCGCAAAAGCATCCATGGAAATGGCCCGGCCCGATCTGAGCGTTTCAGGCCAGGTGCTGAATGAAAAAGGTGAGGGTATTCCCGGCGTGAACGTGCTGGTAAAAGGCACCACCACGGGCACCCAAACCGATGTGGAAGGGCGTTATACTCTCACCGTGCCTGAAAATGCTACGCTGCTGTTCTCGTTTATCGGCTATACTACCCAAGAAGTGGCTGTAAATGGGCGCACTTCCCTGAGTGTCTCTCTGGTACCAGATAACCGGGCCCTGTCGGAGGTAGTAGTGGTGGGTTACCTGACGCAGGACCGCCAGAACGTGACCAGTTCGGTAAGCAGTCTGGATGTGAAGGAGGCCGTGAAAGCGCCGGTTGCCACGACCACGCAGGCCCTGCAGGGCCGGCTGCCGGGTGTGCAGGTGCAGGGCTCCGGTGGCCCCGGCGATGCGCCCGTGGTAAACATCCGGGGTATCGGTACGCTGGGCGCGGCCGGCAGTTCGCCGCTGTATGTGATTGACGGACTCTGGACGTTCAACATCCGTGACCTGAACCCGAATGATATCGAAAGCCTGACGGTGCTGAAAGACGCTTCTTCCACGGCTATTTACGGTTCCAGCGGCGCGAATGGGGTGGTGCTCATCACTACCAAAAAAGGCCAGGCCGGCAAGCCAACCATCAGCTTTAATGGCTACCGGGGCGTGGATCAGCTATACAAGCGGTATAACCTGACCAACGCCAGCGAATGGGCCGACCGCGCCGTGGTAGCCTACCAGAACGCCGGACTGGACCCGCTCAACAACGGGCAGAATAGTCTGGCCGGAGCGGTGAAAGGCCCCGGTGGAGCCTTCAACCCCAACATTGATACGGATTGGCAGAAGGAGTTTTTCCAAACGGGCACGCTGGAAGATTATAACCTGTCGTTTTCGGGAGGGAGCACCGGCGACAAAAGCGCCAGCAACTTCCTGATTTCGGGTGAGTATTTCCACCAGGAAGGTATTGCCAAGGGCCCGGACTTTAAGCGCTACAGTCTGCGCCTCAACTCGGGACTGACGCGCGGCCGGGTGAAGTTTCAGCAGAACGCCCAGTTCACCCACCTGGATGTAACGTTGCTCAACGGCGGCTCCTTCATTGATGTGCTGACGATGCTGCCCGGTATTCCGGTGTACGACGCGGCCAATGAGGGCGGCTACGGTACCGGCTCGCCCACGCTCAATACGTTTGCTACTAACCCCATTGGGGCCCAGCAACTGCTGCGCCGTACCCAGGCCGATAACCGCTTGGCCGGCAACGTAAGCGCCGACGTGTCCATCTTCGATTTCCTAACCTACCGCGTCAACCTGGCCCTCGATGGCCATACGTACAGCAACGCGGATGCCCAGAAACTGGGGATTCTGCGGCAGAATACGCGCATCAACACGTCGTCGCTCAATGAGTTTCTGGGCTGGGACCTGTTCATGCTGGCTGAAAACACCCTGAACTTCAACAAGACGTTTGGGGACCATCATGTGAATGTGCTGGGCGGCTATGCCGAGCAGCGCTACAAGCAGCACAACATTCAGGCCGGTACCCAAGGCTTCACCAACTCGCCCCAGTACTACTTCGAGCTGAGTGCCGGCCCTACGAAAGGTGTGATTCAGGGCACTTCGACGGAGAACTCCAAGCAGTCTTTCTTCTCTCAGGCCACCTACGACTTCAAGAACCGCTACCTGCTGTCGGCCAGTTTCCGGCGGGATGGGTCCTCGCGCTTCGCGCCGCAAAACCGCTGGGGCAACTTTGGCGCGGCTTCGCTGGGCTGGCGTGTGAGTGAGGAGAATTTTCTGAAGGAGAACGTGCCGCAGATCAATAACCTGAAGCTACGGGTAAGCTACGGCGGCAACGGCAACGACGCCCTGGCCGGTAGCTACGGCGGCAACTACCTGACCACGCCTATCATCGGCCAGAACGTGAACTATGTGATTGGCACCGACCAGCGTATTGTAAACGGCTCGACGCAGCTGGCCCTAAGCAGCCCTGATCTGCAATGGGAAGAACGCTACACCAAAGACGCCGGCCTTGATCTGGCCGTGTTAAACAATCGATTGTCTTTATCGGTGGACTACTACATTTCGGAAACCCGGAAGGTACTGGCGCCGGTGCAGGTACCTACTTATCTGGGCCACTTCGGCGATGTGCTGTACCAGAACGCAGGAACGGTGGAAAACCGGGGTCTGGAACTGGCCCTGGGCTACCACGACACCAAAAGCGACTTTACCTACGGGGCTGATTTCACGCTGACTACCATCAAGAATAAGATAACGCGAGTGCCAGTGAAGGGGCAGGCGTTTGAGGGCGGGGAAGGCGTCACGCGCTCCGAGCTGGGTACGGGCCTGGGCGAGTTCTACCTGATTCCGTTCGACGGCATTTTCCAGTCGAAGGAAGAAGTAAACAACTACAAAAACGCAGCAGGTACCATCATTCAGCCCTATGCTACGGCCGGCGACGTGCGCTATAAGGACTCCAACGGCGACGGGGTAATCGACAACAAAGACCGGGTATACGTGGGCAGCGCCATCCCGGACCTGCAGCTGGGCCTGAACCTGAATGCGGCCTACAAAGGCTTCGACCTGTCGGTGTTCTGGCAGGCGGCTACCGGCAACAAGGTGTATAACACGGCTCGCGTGGCCCTGGAGAGCTACAACGGCCCCAACAATTACAACGCCGACGTAACCCCGTGGTCGGTTGATAATCCCTCAACCACCACGCCGCGCCTGCTGCAGGGTGGCGGCCTGGGCGACCTGGCCACGGCAGCGGCTTCCAATGCCCGCTTCAACTCCACGCGCTGGCTGGAAGACGGCGACTATCTGCGCCTCAAGAACATCCAGCTGGGCTACACTTTCTCGCAGGGAGTGATTAGCAAAGTGCCGAGCCTGGGCAGTGTGCGCGTATACCTGACGGCTCGCAATCTGGTGACCTTCACCAAGTACAGCGGCTTCGATCCGGAAATTACCGGTACGGGCTTTTACAGCCGGGGCGTGGATAACAGCGCCTACCCGAACGTGCGCAGCCTGACGGCTGGCCTGCAAGTGAATTTCTAA
- a CDS encoding PspC domain-containing protein, translating to MKRLTDFIEKQSFGVCDAIGKRVGFSSGSVRLSFMYASFFTFGSPIVLYFALAFWMNVRRALRQQRRTVWDL from the coding sequence ATGAAACGACTAACCGACTTCATCGAAAAACAAAGCTTTGGCGTCTGCGACGCTATTGGCAAGCGGGTAGGCTTCTCTTCGGGCAGCGTACGACTGTCCTTTATGTACGCTTCCTTTTTCACCTTTGGCTCGCCAATTGTACTCTACTTTGCCTTGGCATTCTGGATGAATGTGCGGCGGGCGTTGCGGCAGCAACGCCGCACCGTGTGGGATTTGTAG
- a CDS encoding DUF2256 domain-containing protein has translation MPVPSRLVKGNLPSKICLTCGRPFEYRKKWRNCWDEVKYCGEKCQRNKPKAATER, from the coding sequence ATGCCCGTTCCCTCCCGCCTCGTGAAGGGCAATCTGCCCAGCAAAATCTGCCTGACCTGCGGCCGCCCTTTTGAATACCGCAAGAAGTGGCGCAACTGCTGGGACGAGGTGAAATACTGCGGTGAGAAATGCCAGCGCAACAAGCCGAAGGCTGCTACAGAAAGATAA
- a CDS encoding YbaB/EbfC family nucleoid-associated protein produces the protein MFDIMGMMGKMKDLQEKMKQAQDQLQHLTVTAESGGGLVRATANGQRRLLRLEIDETLLQPQDRDMLADLVVAAVNKVMEEAGDKAKEEIKNKTAGLIPNIPGLDLGGFGL, from the coding sequence ATGTTTGATATAATGGGCATGATGGGCAAAATGAAGGATCTTCAGGAGAAGATGAAACAAGCCCAGGACCAGTTGCAGCACCTTACCGTCACAGCCGAATCGGGCGGGGGCTTGGTACGGGCCACGGCCAACGGGCAGCGCCGGTTGTTGAGGCTGGAAATTGATGAAACGCTGCTTCAGCCCCAGGACCGGGACATGCTGGCCGACTTGGTGGTGGCTGCTGTGAACAAAGTAATGGAAGAAGCCGGCGACAAAGCCAAGGAGGAAATCAAAAACAAAACGGCGGGCCTCATCCCCAACATTCCCGGCCTCGACCTCGGTGGCTTTGGTCTCTGA
- a CDS encoding tetratricopeptide repeat protein encodes MPVSVFRLLPGAALLGAAVLLPGCSPLSKVLKQAQTGQELTVQPMVLESNGENVLFEVTVKVPDSHLRKGAAYNLGLTYRYNNGLREDTVGRLTFISGEYVYDEQKKDQLVIRKQFSFPYSPQKSPGELLALPDARETKPGGKRVKGKEIRLARGIVTTSRLVVRQDTAITLLPETADNNMSGTRVLPFFFDAGKAEIRNFLGTNVAALEDFIEANQHTERVMIVAGHSPDSLDRQDPRLADKRVKALMNYYKKRVDTDSYLNKVSQIDFETEAYHRRWDLFLNKVQQSALKPGQVDSVLLLINDTPGTYAAKEQSLHRLSFYDYLDQYIYPVMRFGTVAVRYSAPKRYDSEIYLLSKKIVEKQTEADALTPEELRYSASLTPLLAEKQRIYETAVATTGLWQAYHNLAVVLLLRSEKEVNPKVQRAYLRRAAVNFTLAAHRNPTAELFYRVGSAYHRAGDKLEALQNYDYAIKLGGPRAVLSKIFADKAALEIEIGQLDDALRSLSFSSKTYQNIMNRALIYVLKGNYQGAADIYAQAIALRPQDPLLYYCLAIVAARQQNEPAMAMHLRRAVQLDRTYANRAVEDLEFRDFAKGKQFMEVLR; translated from the coding sequence ATGCCCGTTTCCGTGTTTCGTCTGCTGCCCGGCGCTGCCCTGTTGGGCGCCGCTGTGCTTCTTCCCGGCTGTTCGCCCCTGTCCAAAGTCCTGAAGCAGGCCCAGACCGGGCAGGAACTCACGGTGCAACCCATGGTGCTGGAAAGCAACGGCGAGAATGTGCTGTTTGAGGTGACGGTCAAAGTGCCGGACAGTCATTTGCGCAAGGGCGCGGCCTATAACCTGGGACTCACGTACCGCTACAACAACGGCCTGCGCGAGGATACCGTGGGCCGCCTCACGTTCATCTCGGGCGAATACGTGTACGACGAGCAGAAAAAGGATCAGCTCGTTATCCGCAAGCAGTTCTCCTTCCCGTACTCGCCCCAGAAAAGCCCCGGCGAGCTGCTGGCCCTGCCCGATGCCCGCGAAACTAAGCCCGGCGGCAAGCGGGTGAAGGGCAAGGAAATCCGGCTAGCCCGGGGCATCGTGACTACCAGCCGCCTGGTGGTGCGCCAGGATACGGCCATTACACTGCTGCCTGAAACGGCCGATAACAACATGAGCGGCACGCGGGTGCTGCCTTTCTTCTTCGACGCGGGCAAGGCCGAAATCCGCAACTTTCTGGGCACCAACGTGGCGGCGCTGGAAGATTTCATCGAGGCCAACCAGCACACCGAGCGGGTGATGATTGTGGCTGGCCACTCGCCCGACTCCCTGGACCGTCAAGACCCGCGTCTGGCCGACAAGCGCGTGAAGGCGCTGATGAATTACTACAAAAAACGCGTCGATACTGATTCCTACCTTAACAAAGTCAGCCAGATTGACTTCGAAACCGAGGCCTACCACCGCCGCTGGGACCTGTTCCTGAATAAAGTACAGCAGTCGGCCCTGAAGCCGGGGCAAGTCGACTCGGTGCTCCTGCTCATCAACGACACGCCCGGCACTTACGCGGCTAAAGAGCAAAGCCTGCATCGGCTCAGCTTCTACGACTACCTCGACCAGTACATCTACCCCGTGATGCGCTTCGGGACGGTAGCGGTGCGCTACTCCGCGCCCAAGCGCTACGATTCCGAGATTTACCTGCTCTCCAAAAAGATTGTGGAAAAGCAGACCGAGGCCGATGCTCTCACGCCCGAGGAACTGCGCTACTCGGCCAGCCTCACGCCGCTGCTGGCCGAAAAACAGCGCATTTATGAAACGGCTGTAGCTACCACGGGCTTGTGGCAGGCCTACCACAACCTGGCCGTGGTGCTGCTGCTACGCTCCGAGAAGGAGGTTAACCCAAAAGTGCAGCGGGCCTACCTGCGCCGGGCCGCCGTGAACTTCACGCTGGCCGCCCACCGCAACCCCACAGCCGAGCTGTTCTACCGCGTGGGCAGCGCCTACCACCGCGCCGGCGACAAGCTGGAGGCCCTCCAGAATTATGACTACGCCATCAAGCTGGGTGGCCCCCGTGCCGTGCTCAGCAAGATTTTTGCCGATAAGGCCGCCTTGGAAATTGAGATAGGCCAGCTCGATGATGCGTTGCGCAGCCTCAGCTTCAGCTCCAAGACCTACCAGAACATCATGAACCGCGCCCTCATTTACGTGCTGAAAGGCAACTACCAGGGCGCGGCCGACATCTATGCCCAGGCCATTGCCCTGCGCCCCCAAGATCCGCTGCTTTATTACTGCCTCGCCATTGTGGCCGCCCGCCAGCAGAACGAGCCCGCCATGGCCATGCACCTGCGCCGCGCCGTGCAGCTGGACCGCACCTACGCCAACCGCGCCGTAGAGGACCTGGAGTTCCGCGACTTCGCCAAAGGCAAGCAGTTCATGGAAGTGTTGCGTTAG
- a CDS encoding glycosyltransferase family 2 protein has product MALVSEATTPGSCADVAVVILNWNGSSFLRQFLPGVLAHSDGATIFVADNASTDDSVAMLVREFPAVRILERAHNLGFCRGYNAAFDDVRWEGPGLAHPKRARTQSERGKDWTDTFGFRYYVLLNSDVEVTPGWLRPQRELLECEPLAAACQPKIRQYSAVATERQQFEYAGAGGGYLDQLGYPFCRGRLFDTLETDLGQYDDPRPVAWATGACLLVRAEAWHALGGLETAFFAHMEEIDLCWRLQNADWQVWYHGGCTVFHVGGGTLHKSNPRKTYLNFRNGLALVYKNTHPVELPGVLVLRLGLDWVAALRLLLQGNFADFRAILRAHLHFLRKLGYWRQRRQQQPRKLRSWERAGVYQGSLVWAYFGQGKRKFSELPTNKLI; this is encoded by the coding sequence GTGGCTTTGGTCTCTGAGGCAACTACTCCCGGAAGCTGCGCTGATGTAGCCGTTGTCATTCTCAATTGGAATGGGAGCAGCTTTCTGCGGCAGTTTTTGCCCGGCGTACTGGCTCACTCCGACGGAGCCACCATTTTCGTGGCCGACAACGCCTCCACCGACGACTCGGTAGCCATGCTGGTCCGGGAGTTTCCGGCGGTACGGATACTAGAGCGGGCTCACAACCTGGGATTCTGCCGAGGCTATAATGCGGCCTTCGATGATGTGCGCTGGGAAGGGCCGGGACTCGCGCATCCGAAACGGGCCAGAACGCAGTCTGAACGAGGCAAAGATTGGACCGATACGTTCGGGTTCCGCTACTATGTGCTGCTCAACTCCGATGTGGAAGTAACGCCCGGCTGGCTGCGGCCTCAACGTGAACTGCTGGAATGTGAGCCGCTGGCGGCAGCCTGTCAGCCCAAAATCCGGCAGTACAGTGCCGTGGCCACCGAACGGCAGCAGTTTGAGTATGCCGGGGCTGGCGGCGGCTACCTCGACCAGCTGGGCTACCCCTTCTGCCGCGGCCGCCTCTTCGATACCCTGGAAACGGACCTGGGCCAATACGATGACCCACGCCCGGTGGCCTGGGCTACCGGTGCGTGCCTGCTGGTGCGGGCTGAGGCCTGGCATGCCTTAGGGGGACTGGAAACGGCGTTTTTTGCGCACATGGAGGAAATTGACCTGTGCTGGCGGCTGCAGAACGCGGACTGGCAGGTATGGTACCACGGCGGCTGCACCGTGTTTCACGTGGGGGGCGGCACGCTGCACAAATCCAACCCACGCAAAACCTACCTCAACTTCCGTAACGGCCTGGCGCTGGTTTACAAGAACACGCATCCGGTTGAGCTGCCGGGCGTGCTGGTGCTTAGACTGGGGCTGGATTGGGTAGCAGCCCTTCGTCTGCTGCTTCAGGGCAATTTCGCCGACTTCCGAGCCATTCTGCGGGCACACTTGCATTTCCTGCGGAAGCTGGGGTACTGGCGGCAGCGGCGGCAGCAACAGCCCCGCAAGCTGCGCAGCTGGGAGCGGGCCGGCGTATATCAGGGCAGTCTGGTGTGGGCGTATTTCGGGCAGGGCAAACGAAAGTTTTCTGAGTTGCCGACCAACAAACTGATCTGA
- a CDS encoding DinB family protein, producing MNHRLHLRFEQLEHATTRMLDAVAALGPKATQSPGPGQWSAAQVVQHLVVSETGIGQYMEKKLLQAESLEHSGLAAFLKSRLLRVALRLPFTRFKVPSYLEKLTPTEVPPLPELQAEWAAVRRRLERLLNEYPGNLLGRAIFKHPRSGMLTIYQTLDFMLDHVLHHQKQVERIAQKVKEQK from the coding sequence ATGAATCACCGGCTGCATCTGCGCTTTGAACAACTGGAACACGCCACCACCCGCATGCTGGATGCCGTAGCAGCCTTGGGGCCTAAAGCCACCCAGTCGCCGGGCCCGGGGCAATGGTCGGCGGCGCAGGTGGTGCAGCATCTGGTGGTATCAGAAACGGGTATTGGACAATACATGGAGAAGAAGCTGCTACAGGCCGAATCACTGGAACACTCCGGTCTGGCAGCGTTTCTGAAGTCGCGGCTGCTGCGGGTAGCGCTGCGGCTGCCGTTCACGCGCTTCAAGGTACCCTCTTACTTGGAAAAGCTTACTCCGACGGAGGTGCCGCCACTGCCGGAGCTGCAAGCCGAGTGGGCGGCAGTACGCCGCCGGCTGGAGCGCCTGCTCAACGAGTACCCCGGCAACCTGTTGGGCCGCGCTATCTTCAAGCACCCGCGCTCCGGCATGCTCACCATTTACCAAACCCTGGATTTCATGCTTGACCACGTATTGCACCACCAAAAACAAGTGGAGCGCATTGCCCAGAAAGTTAAAGAGCAGAAGTAA
- a CDS encoding pyruvate dehydrogenase complex E1 component subunit beta, with the protein MRTIQFREALREAMSEEMRRDASVFLMGEEVAEYNGAYKVSQGMLDEFGPERVIDTPIAELGFAGIGVGAAINGLKPIIEFMTFNFSLVAIDQVINSAAKIMSMSGGQYTCPIVFRGPTGNAGMLSSQHSQNFENWFANTPGLKVVVPSTPYDAKGLLKSAIRDADPVIFMESELMYGDKGEVPEEEYLIPIGKANVVRPGESVTLVSFGKMMKVALAAADELAKEGITAEVIDLRSVRPIDYDTLIESVKKTNRMVVVEEAWPLASISSELAYMVQRRAFDFLDAPVLRITCMDVPLPYAPTLIEASLPNVERTVKAVKEVLYVSK; encoded by the coding sequence ATGCGGACCATCCAATTCCGGGAAGCCCTGCGTGAAGCCATGTCTGAGGAAATGCGTCGCGACGCGAGCGTATTTCTGATGGGCGAAGAAGTTGCCGAATACAACGGCGCCTACAAAGTAAGCCAGGGCATGCTCGACGAATTCGGCCCGGAGCGCGTGATTGACACGCCCATTGCCGAGCTGGGTTTCGCCGGTATCGGCGTGGGAGCGGCCATCAACGGCCTTAAGCCCATCATCGAGTTCATGACCTTCAACTTCTCGTTGGTGGCCATCGACCAGGTGATTAACTCGGCCGCTAAAATCATGTCGATGTCGGGTGGACAGTACACCTGCCCCATCGTGTTCCGCGGGCCGACCGGCAACGCCGGCATGCTGTCCTCGCAGCACTCCCAGAACTTTGAGAACTGGTTTGCCAACACGCCCGGCCTGAAAGTAGTGGTTCCTTCTACTCCCTATGACGCCAAAGGCCTACTGAAATCGGCTATCCGCGACGCCGATCCGGTGATTTTCATGGAGTCGGAGCTGATGTACGGCGACAAGGGCGAGGTGCCCGAGGAGGAGTACCTCATTCCGATTGGCAAAGCCAACGTAGTGCGCCCCGGTGAAAGCGTGACCCTCGTGAGCTTCGGCAAGATGATGAAAGTAGCCTTGGCTGCCGCCGACGAGCTGGCCAAGGAAGGCATCACCGCCGAAGTAATTGATCTGCGCTCCGTACGTCCCATCGACTACGATACGCTCATCGAATCGGTGAAGAAAACCAACCGCATGGTGGTGGTAGAGGAAGCCTGGCCGCTGGCTAGCATCAGCTCGGAACTGGCCTACATGGTGCAGCGCCGCGCCTTCGACTTTCTCGATGCTCCCGTGCTGCGCATCACCTGCATGGACGTGCCCCTGCCATACGCTCCTACCCTCATCGAAGCCTCCCTGCCCAACGTGGAGCGCACCGTGAAGGCCGTGAAGGAAGTGCTGTACGTGAGCAAATAA